One genomic segment of Mobula hypostoma chromosome 2, sMobHyp1.1, whole genome shotgun sequence includes these proteins:
- the rh50 gene encoding rh50-like protein, giving the protein MSAVRCRLPFLVIFLEGILLVLIALFVTYDDHSDAAAQGNETDHSRNQLYAIFPVFQDIQVMIFVGFGLLMGFLKKYGYGGIAFTFMIAVFSVQWALLVQGWFYHFYEGKIHIGVYNLLTAEAVCATVMISFGAVLGKTSPVQILILALLEVPIFTATEWIIIELLKIKDVGGSITIHLFACYFGLSVTTVLYRPGLKDGHKDEGPDYNSDKLAMLGTLLLWVFWPSFNSVFASTGDGQHRAVLHTYIGLSSCTLTTFAISSLLDKRGKINIAHIQNAALAGGVAVGSAADMMVTPAGAFTLGCIASVLCTLGFKYLSPFLAKRLKIQDVCGINNLHGIPGFIGAIGGIVTILLTNDEMYGHGLYDTFPERVPKQGDERLAELVRVLPQLKAGSGRTAWDQAQYQLAAMGVCLGIAVLGGTITGFILKLPFLAQPKDEYCFNDGPYFEMPEVEEKEEFEFSDKNNANNDQRLKFPV; this is encoded by the coding sequence ATGTCCGCTGTACGGTGCCGACTGCCCTTCCTAGTAATATTCCTGGAAGGGATTTTACTTGTGCTGATCGCACTGTTTGTGACTTATGATGACCACTCCGATGCTGCCGCCCAGGGCAATGAGACTGATCACAGCCGTAACCAACTCTATGCAATCTTCCCTGTTTTCCAAGACATCCAGGTGATGATCTTTGTGGGCTTTGGACTCCTCATGGGCTTCCTAAAGAAGTACGGTTACGGAGGAATCGCCTTCACTTTTATGATAGCGGTGTTTTCCGTTCAGTGGGCTCTGCTAGTGCAAGGCTGGTTCTATCACTTCTACGAGGGCAAGATCCACATCGGGGTATACAACCTGCTGACGGCTGAAGCCGTCTGTGCCACTGTCATGATCTCCTTCGGAGCCGTGCTCGGCAAAACCAGCCCCGTGCAGATCCTCATTCTAGCTCTTCTGGAAGTCCCAATATTCACTGCAACCGAGTGGATTATTATAGAACTGCTAAAAATCAAGGACGTCGGGGGGTCTATCACCATCCACTTGTTTGCTTGCTATTTCGGGCTAAGTGTCACCACGGTGTTATACAGACCCGGTTTAAAAGACGGGCACAAGGACGAGGGCCCAGACTATAACTCCGATAAGTTGGCCATGCTGGGGACCCTGTTGCTCTGGGTCTTCTGGCCAAGTTTTAACTCAGTCTTTGCATCGACTGGGGACGGCCAGCATCGCGCTGTGCTGCACACTTACATAGGGCTCAGCTCGTGTACCCTCACCACCTTCGCTATATCCAGCCTACTGGACAAGCGCGGCAAAATTAACATCGCTCACATCCAGAACGCTGCCCTGGCCGGTGGTGTGGCGGTGGGCTCTGCTGCTGATATGATGGTCACTCCAGCCGGGGCATTCACCTTAGGTTGCATCGCTTCCGTCCTCTGCACGTTGGGATTTAAATACTTGTCACCCTTCCTCGCAAAAAGACTCAAAATCCAAGACGTATGTGGCATCAATAACCTGCACGGCATTCCCGGCTTCATAGGGGCGATAGGCGGCATTGTGACTATCCTATTGACAAATGATGAGATGTACGGCCACGGCTTGTATGATACCTTCCCCGAAAGAGTCCCCAAGCAAGGCGACGAGAGGTTGGCCGAACTGGTCCGGGTGCTCCCGCAACTGAAGGCTGGAAGTGGGCGAACTGCATGGGACCAAGCACAGTATCAACTAGCGGCAATGGGTGTGTGTTTAGGCATCGCTGTCCTGGGAGGGACCATCACCGGCTTCATACTGAAACTACCCTTCCTAGCCCAGCCAAAAGACGAGTATTGCTTCAACGACGGCCCTTATTTTGAAATGCCAGAAGTGGAAGAGAAAGAAGAATTTGAATTTAGTGATAAAAATAATGCGAACAACGATCAACGCCTTAAATTTCCAGTTTGA